In Streptococcus uberis, a single window of DNA contains:
- a CDS encoding CYTH domain-containing protein, producing MSNLEIEYKTLLTKDEYQRLLRQMTHVNPINQTNYYIDTPQFDLKANRMSLRIRTLPHQAELTLKVPEKVGNREYNLSLSHEEAKEILKTCQLPQSDILDVIQNTGINSDDLINFGQLTTLRREETTAIGKMALDLNQYATIVDYELELEVEDAESGEKAFYDFLEKNKITFKYAKSKVARFSQTLSHQK from the coding sequence ATGTCTAACCTAGAAATTGAATATAAGACACTATTAACGAAAGATGAATATCAACGATTATTACGACAAATGACCCATGTTAATCCCATTAATCAAACCAATTATTATATTGACACACCACAGTTTGATTTGAAAGCTAATCGAATGTCTCTCAGAATTCGTACGCTTCCACACCAAGCAGAGCTAACCTTAAAGGTTCCTGAAAAAGTTGGAAATCGTGAATATAATTTATCTTTAAGCCATGAAGAAGCTAAAGAGATTTTAAAGACGTGCCAACTTCCTCAGTCCGATATCCTTGATGTGATTCAAAATACAGGCATAAACTCAGATGATTTAATTAATTTTGGACAACTCACTACACTTCGTAGAGAAGAAACAACTGCTATTGGTAAAATGGCATTGGACTTAAACCAATATGCAACTATTGTAGATTATGAACTCGAGCTTGAAGTTGAGGATGCTGAAAGCGGAGAAAAAGCATTTTATGATTTTTTGGAAAAAAATAAGATTACTTTTAAATATGCCAAAAGCAAAGTGGCTCGCTTTAGCCAAACACTTTCTCATCAAAAATAA